The following coding sequences lie in one Jonesia denitrificans DSM 20603 genomic window:
- a CDS encoding DNA-binding response regulator produces the protein MTIRVLIADDQALVRSGLAALLDLEPDIEVVAEVSTGAQAISVIPSTRPHVCLMDVQMPDLNGIEATQSITCDHPGVAVIMVTTFGRTGYLKDALAAGARGFIVKDTPASQLAETIRAVHRGIRVVDPELAASSLAEGSNPLTDREQDALRCALTGDTVAGIAARLHVSAGSARNLLSQGIQKTGAANRVQAARIASERGWIPPL, from the coding sequence ATGACTATTCGTGTTCTTATCGCTGACGATCAGGCGCTTGTTCGTTCTGGTTTGGCTGCGCTTCTTGACCTTGAGCCGGACATTGAGGTGGTGGCTGAGGTGAGTACGGGGGCACAGGCAATTTCGGTGATTCCGTCAACACGCCCGCACGTGTGTTTGATGGATGTCCAAATGCCTGATCTCAACGGCATTGAGGCAACTCAGTCCATCACCTGCGACCATCCTGGTGTGGCGGTCATTATGGTGACGACTTTTGGGCGTACTGGGTACTTGAAGGATGCGCTTGCGGCTGGTGCCCGAGGGTTCATTGTGAAGGACACTCCGGCGTCTCAGCTCGCGGAAACGATCCGGGCTGTGCACCGGGGGATTCGTGTGGTGGATCCGGAGTTGGCGGCATCGTCGTTGGCGGAGGGGTCGAACCCGTTGACAGACCGGGAACAGGACGCGTTGCGGTGTGCGTTGACGGGTGACACGGTCGCGGGGATCGCTGCCCGTTTGCATGTGAGCGCGGGGTCAGCCCGCAACTTACTGTCGCAGGGCATTCAGAAAACGGGGGCAGCGAATCGGGTACAGGCGGCCCGTATTGCGTCTGAACGCGGCTGGATTCCCCCCTTGTGA
- a CDS encoding sensor histidine kinase, with protein sequence MSVWSVVRERRELALPAIFLVFLIPQVVNVWASHDAWWVRVVGVGLVIGFAVVYMWGFYRFPMPVFGPPERSVWWVFVVLTALTGGLSVLVGPVALATLPFHVAAACYLLRRPVAVVVAMFYVLGVVTVLRGLGVWDELSFIPWLVAGVFAGNFVLSSVFIGDVRTMQVEQELAVTRERERLARDVHDSLGHTLTVVSIKAELASRLVSSQPERAARELVEVRDHVRDALSQVRDVVTGLTHHSIADHVSALRYSMDGAGLDVEVTGSMQGVPQRVVESVGWIVREAGTNVLRHARASRCTIAVTSRDLTITDNGVGIPAHFTGVLTSPVAAGSDTMSANMRGPGPQLPGRHGITSMTQRAADAGLTLTITVPAGGGTTLTVGWDIP encoded by the coding sequence GTGAGCGTGTGGAGTGTGGTGCGGGAGCGTCGTGAGTTGGCGCTCCCCGCTATTTTTTTGGTGTTCCTCATCCCGCAGGTAGTCAATGTGTGGGCATCGCATGATGCGTGGTGGGTGCGCGTGGTGGGTGTGGGGTTGGTTATTGGTTTTGCGGTTGTGTACATGTGGGGTTTTTACCGCTTCCCGATGCCGGTTTTTGGTCCTCCTGAGCGTTCCGTGTGGTGGGTGTTTGTGGTGTTGACGGCGCTGACGGGTGGTCTCAGTGTGTTGGTGGGGCCGGTTGCGTTGGCGACGCTTCCGTTTCATGTGGCGGCTGCGTGTTATTTGTTGCGACGGCCGGTTGCTGTTGTTGTGGCGATGTTTTATGTCCTTGGGGTTGTTACGGTGTTGCGCGGTCTGGGGGTGTGGGATGAGTTGTCGTTTATCCCGTGGCTGGTGGCGGGTGTGTTTGCCGGTAATTTTGTGCTTTCGTCAGTGTTTATTGGTGATGTGCGCACGATGCAGGTGGAGCAGGAGTTGGCTGTGACTCGGGAGCGTGAGCGCCTCGCCCGTGATGTTCATGATTCGTTGGGTCACACGTTGACGGTGGTGTCGATTAAGGCTGAGTTGGCGTCACGGTTGGTGTCGTCGCAGCCGGAGCGGGCGGCGCGTGAGCTTGTTGAGGTGCGTGATCATGTTCGTGATGCGCTTTCTCAGGTGCGTGATGTGGTGACGGGGTTGACTCATCACAGTATTGCTGACCATGTTTCTGCGTTGAGGTATTCGATGGATGGCGCGGGTCTTGATGTTGAGGTGACGGGGTCTATGCAGGGTGTTCCGCAGCGTGTGGTGGAGTCGGTGGGGTGGATTGTGCGGGAGGCGGGGACGAATGTGTTGCGTCATGCGCGCGCTTCGCGTTGTACGATCGCGGTGACTTCTCGCGACTTGACTATCACTGACAATGGGGTGGGGATTCCCGCCCACTTCACGGGTGTGTTGACCTCTCCGGTGGCTGCCGGGTCGGACACCATGTCGGCGAACATGCGGGGACCAGGCCCGCAGTTGCCGGGTCGGCATGGCATCACAAGTATGACGCAGCGGGCCGCTGATGCTGGTTTGACGTTGACGATTACTGTTCCCGCCGGTGGCGGGACGACCCTGACTGTTGGGTGGGACATCCCATGA
- a CDS encoding YdcF family protein, which translates to MDIVLTVLFVAAATHGFVTQPRRVRNMVYVGFAVMFAVLAVTAQGGNNTIVGVGIALFGVGFLLSIPVLAITFLAWGVSGFRRDVPRFAVVGILAGIALMCAPVVPFAMISQHSPGRIWASLWLVMIIGYLGFAFTCYLAYTFLYAAVPERFISSYIVVLGSELDGDQVTPVLASRLNYAITLYANYSAFHGETAIVVSGGTPEPPTDAPAQSPESAPVAPGPASVAEAHAMRDYLTNHGIPARDIVVEDTALTTEDNLIQSRLLIPEPDAPLAVVTSNYHVYRTTTLARQLGVRAHVYGAPTPRGFLAGSLLREFAAILTHTVLPNVLIIIGLTGLCLIGLRSTIGG; encoded by the coding sequence ATGGATATCGTTTTGACGGTCCTTTTCGTCGCCGCTGCAACCCACGGGTTTGTGACCCAACCGCGTCGTGTACGCAACATGGTGTACGTGGGGTTCGCGGTGATGTTTGCGGTTCTGGCTGTGACTGCCCAGGGTGGGAACAACACGATCGTTGGGGTGGGGATCGCCCTGTTCGGGGTGGGGTTTTTGTTGTCCATCCCGGTGTTGGCGATCACGTTCCTTGCGTGGGGTGTCAGCGGGTTCCGCCGTGATGTGCCACGTTTCGCGGTGGTGGGGATTCTTGCGGGGATCGCCCTGATGTGTGCACCGGTGGTGCCGTTCGCCATGATTTCGCAGCACTCTCCGGGACGGATTTGGGCGAGCTTGTGGCTGGTCATGATTATTGGGTATTTGGGGTTCGCGTTCACCTGCTACCTTGCTTACACGTTCTTGTATGCGGCTGTGCCTGAGCGGTTCATCTCGTCTTATATTGTGGTGTTAGGGTCCGAGCTGGACGGCGACCAGGTCACCCCGGTGCTTGCGTCCCGCCTCAACTATGCGATCACCCTGTACGCGAACTATTCGGCGTTCCATGGTGAAACTGCCATTGTGGTCAGTGGTGGGACACCTGAACCGCCTACCGATGCGCCCGCCCAGTCCCCTGAGTCGGCACCGGTGGCACCGGGGCCGGCTTCTGTCGCTGAGGCGCACGCTATGCGTGACTATCTCACGAACCACGGGATTCCAGCTCGTGACATTGTTGTTGAAGACACGGCGCTCACCACTGAAGATAACCTCATCCAATCACGGCTACTCATCCCCGAACCAGACGCACCTCTTGCTGTTGTGACAAGCAACTACCACGTGTACCGCACCACCACCCTCGCCCGCCAGCTGGGGGTCCGTGCCCACGTGTATGGTGCGCCAACCCCACGCGGGTTCCTTGCCGGTTCGCTCCTGCGCGAATTCGCGGCAATCCTCACCCACACCGTTCTCCCCAACGTCCTCATCATCATTGGCCTCACCGGGCTTTGCCTCATTGGCCTGCGCTCCACCATCGGCGGGTAA